In the genome of Nicoliella spurrieriana, the window TATTCGCCTGACGAACGGCAGCAGTAGCAATCACCTTAACATGCGCATTTGGATAGTCCTTATAAACATCTTGAAAATTTTGCAACGCACTAATTGTTCGCTTCATTGCTGCTGATCGCAATAATTTTTCTTGGCCCATTCCCTCAGACAGCCGACTATCATTCTTAACTCGCTTAACTTCACGATACGATCCATCGCTTTCAATTTGATTAATTGCCATTCTGACTGAATTAGAACCGATATCTAAGATTACAAAATTTTCCAATTTAACACCCTTCTTTAAATAACGATTTGATTTCAGTGATTATTATTTAAAGTAATTAATCCCGATTGCATCACGAACTTCTTGAAGGGTTTGATTAGTTACTTCACGGGCGCGTGCACTCCCGGCCTTCAAAATGTCATAAACGGCAGCTGGATCCTTAGCGAATGCTTCACGTCTGGTCCGAATTGGTTCTAATTCGGCCTGAAGGACTTCATTTAAATACCGCTTAATTTTAACGTCCCCTAATCCGCCATGCCGGTACTGTTGCTTCAGTTCCTCAACGTGGGCTTGATTCTTATCAAAAATATCAAGGTAGGTAAAGACCGTATTTCCCTCCACTTTACCAGGATCTTCCACGTGAATATGGTCAGGATCGGTGTACATTGACATTACCTTTTTTTGAATCGTATCTGGATCATCTGCCAAGTAAATTGCATTTCCGAGGGATTTACTCATCTTAGCATTCCCATCTAATCCTGGGATCCGCCCCATTTCCTTTGGTGGGAAGTAACCCTCTGGTTCCACCAAAATTTGCTGATTATAAATGGAGTTAAACGAGCGAACAATTTCACGAGCTTGTTCTAACATTGGTTCTTGATCGGCACCGACCGGCACCGTTTCGGCCTTAAATGCGGTAATATCCGCAGCTTGGCTAACTGGATAAATAAAAAAGCCAGCTGGCACACTCTGACCAAACTTCTTTTGTTGGATTTCAGCCTTAACCGTTGGGTTTCGATTCAATCTGGAAACCGTTACTAAGTTAAGGTAGTGCATCGTTAATTCGTTTAACGCTGGTAATTGTGATTGAACACAAATTGTCGATTTTTCAGGATCAATTCCTACTGCTAAATAATCGAGTGCTACTTGTAACAAGCTATGTTGAATCTTTTCTGGATCACGTGCATTGTCAGTTAATGCTTGCATATCAGCAATTAATAAGTAGGTGTCATACTTGCCAGAATTTTGCAGTGCGACCCGGTTTCGTAATGAACCCACGTAATGCCCAATGTGAAGCTTGCCAGTGGGCCGATCTCCAGTTAAAATTACTTTTTTGTTCGTCATAATTCTCCATCCTTTCTAAAAAAGAGCGTGCTACTGGATAATCTCCAATAGGACGCCCTTAACGTGGTACCACCTATGTTGCGAGCGTATTAACCCCGCCACTCTTTCCGATAAGGGGGAACCCGTTCAACCATTTCGTCACTTTTAATCATTTTCAGCATTTATGATTTCTCTGGTAACAAAGCAACTACTTTTACATATAATCATCTAATATTTTAATTGATTACTAATTTAATGTCAAAGTGAGTTTAATTGACATTTCAGCATTTTGCACCTAAAATTATTGCACGTTGAAAAGGAATTTAAGAAACGGAGGAATTAAGATTGGAACCCGGTGAATACAAAAAAGAACAGACCCGTGTTGATTCGATCATTAAAAAAATTAAGGCTCGTATTAAAAAAACGCGGGTCGATTTGCATAGAGCACACCAAGAAACCAAAAAGGTTCAACAAAATTATAGTGCTAACACATCTGTTAACTATTTTGAAGTCGATGATCGGATTGAAACTAGTGCCGAGTTACAACAACAACGGGGCCTAGTTAGTCGTGATCTTGAAAATGAATCAATTATTAAACGGCACTTAAATACGTTAAAGGACCTGTCTAATTCACCCTACTTTGGGCGAATCGATATCTTAGACCCAGATGAATCCACTCCGGAAAATCTATACATCGGGACCGCATCATTCGTGGATCAGAATCAAAATTTTTTAATTTACGATTGGCGCGCGCCCATTGCTAGTATCTATTACAATGGAACCCTCGGGAAGGTTCATTACACTACTCCTGCGGGCCAACTATCAACGGACCTCCTCAAAAAACGCCAGTTTCAAATTCAAGACGGTAAGATTAATAACATGTTTGATACTAATGAAACCGTTGGCGATGAAATGTTACAACATGCGTTGGGTGAACAAAATGATGAGACCATGCAAAACATCGTTGCAACGATTCAAAGCGAACAAAATGACATCATTAGGGATACTAAAAGTGATCTATTAGTAGTCCAGGGGGTTGCTGGTTCCGGTAAAACCTCCGCGATTTTACAACGAATTGCGTTTTTACTATACCATAGCCGGAGCTCACTGGTGGCTGATCAAATCGTATTATTATCACCTAATAAACTGTTTAGTCACTATATTTCGGACGTCTTGCCCAGTCTAGGTGAACGCAACATGCGTCAAGTAACGCTTGCTGAATTTTTTAACCATCGCTTTGAGGGCTTTCACGTACAAAGTATTTTTGACCGTTATGAAAATCAACAGACTCAAAATAACGATCAAATCGCAATTCATGAATATAAGGGCAGTGCCCAATTCATGGCTGACTTGACTAAGTATATTAATAATCTTTCAGCCGCTGACATTGATTTTAATGATATTAACTTTCGGGGGAAACCATTTTTTACCGGTGAATTTATCCGTTCGATCTTTGAAAAATATCCATCACGGATGCTAACGGCACAAAGAATGTTAAAAACCAAAAACCAACTCATCCGAATCTTAAAAAAGCGGATTCATTCTTCAATTCATGAGCCATGGGTAAATGAGGAGCTAGAAACCCTCAGTGAAGAAAGAATTAGAACGATGATGAAGGGTAAGCAACTCCGTGATTTTCAGAGTCAAGATGATGAGCGCGACTTCTTAGCCACCAAACTAGTTAAACGTGAGTATCGCATCATTTATGATGCCATCTATAATAATAATTTCTTTGACCCGTATCTCCAATATACTGACTTTTTAAATCAATTAACGGTTGAAGCACATATTAATGAAGAGCAATGGCATCAATCGGCAATTAACTTTGCTAACCAATTGGAAAATCATCAAATTAGCCTAGATAATGCAGCTCCATTA includes:
- the trpS gene encoding tryptophan--tRNA ligase yields the protein MTNKKVILTGDRPTGKLHIGHYVGSLRNRVALQNSGKYDTYLLIADMQALTDNARDPEKIQHSLLQVALDYLAVGIDPEKSTICVQSQLPALNELTMHYLNLVTVSRLNRNPTVKAEIQQKKFGQSVPAGFFIYPVSQAADITAFKAETVPVGADQEPMLEQAREIVRSFNSIYNQQILVEPEGYFPPKEMGRIPGLDGNAKMSKSLGNAIYLADDPDTIQKKVMSMYTDPDHIHVEDPGKVEGNTVFTYLDIFDKNQAHVEELKQQYRHGGLGDVKIKRYLNEVLQAELEPIRTRREAFAKDPAAVYDILKAGSARAREVTNQTLQEVRDAIGINYFK
- the helD gene encoding RNA polymerase recycling motor HelD, with the protein product MEPGEYKKEQTRVDSIIKKIKARIKKTRVDLHRAHQETKKVQQNYSANTSVNYFEVDDRIETSAELQQQRGLVSRDLENESIIKRHLNTLKDLSNSPYFGRIDILDPDESTPENLYIGTASFVDQNQNFLIYDWRAPIASIYYNGTLGKVHYTTPAGQLSTDLLKKRQFQIQDGKINNMFDTNETVGDEMLQHALGEQNDETMQNIVATIQSEQNDIIRDTKSDLLVVQGVAGSGKTSAILQRIAFLLYHSRSSLVADQIVLLSPNKLFSHYISDVLPSLGERNMRQVTLAEFFNHRFEGFHVQSIFDRYENQQTQNNDQIAIHEYKGSAQFMADLTKYINNLSAADIDFNDINFRGKPFFTGEFIRSIFEKYPSRMLTAQRMLKTKNQLIRILKKRIHSSIHEPWVNEELETLSEERIRTMMKGKQLRDFQSQDDERDFLATKLVKREYRIIYDAIYNNNFFDPYLQYTDFLNQLTVEAHINEEQWHQSAINFANQLENHQISLDNAAPLLYTRDLITGEGRNRAIKYLFIDEMQDYSIAQLVYLRFIFSNAKFNLIGDSEQALFKAVEKPNQLLKNLNNAFGTRHSRLITLRKSYRSTYQITTFAKSLLPDGNEIEAFNRQGPVPEIIVRYDNEVAIQSLKTVIKEQLNDNGTVAIITKNMAEAKFIYHSIHRNFKTTLLDDADRTLPKGAIVLPVYLAKGLEFDSVIGWDVSATNYNSNQLVGTLYTIATRAMHSLILISVGAVSPLITKANIPNESFKIDHQLSSPNK